A single genomic interval of Pomacea canaliculata isolate SZHN2017 linkage group LG5, ASM307304v1, whole genome shotgun sequence harbors:
- the LOC112565334 gene encoding uncharacterized protein LOC112565334: MWCNRETSYALLRTAHLLLIFHIHVAKFALPPPLSSSESNIQETTNGGGDTHGHQSQNQNQQQQAPRKHTWKYNILPERFEPMSSAVSRNYRWATAAYNYVHSLDCEDVFFTTVRECKELVALPKSAMNVYVASPSTYGKFLTVIPDEPLNTHGLHEGVVVLDPYPQASFGHLVVVLFVDAHLPRGACQARGGVHVDDECMYLALRRRCRNALERLSRRRNYARRCEINFLPLVHLGNDGVSPRPLPHHHHHHPQHQRPTGGDSPEGVVVDPVPVNHLECRSLLAGFARCPDVVAVNETGPVCNPLRDNTRRCATTHALVRSSCRMLEVCDQAVLLSGGWNRHISGLHSLQNVERMYTMLRAHGFLRRNIKIFFANGADPLQVGSEPPQKVYPASMKMAMRNHLRRLCLQPHCVDSLFLFLNSPARSDGSSLLWDANDNGLAEEDERYTVRELMDDLGDCGARQVVLLVDQSFSGELVQELRQSPAHSNVLVFANGKSNEYSYDNEYSRYWAAANHSHTCSVDVHSASRQAMHHSSPRMGEGEEGKIKTTIFGAPCDVRPPFTPKELRHSYLGCQNLPTAVWLREVLRISETSLDDDEVDDDHDDYNDNADS; the protein is encoded by the exons ATGTGGTGCAACCGGGAGACAAGCTATGCTCTCTTGAGGACAGCTCACCTTCTGCTTATTTTCCACATCCACGTTGCAAAGTTCGCTCTTCCGCCGCCTTTGTCCAGCAGTGAATCGAACATCCAGGAGACCACCAATGGTGGCGGAGATACGCATGGTCATCAGAGTCAGAATCAgaaccagcagcagcaggcgCCTCGTAAACATACTTGGAAATACAACATCTTGCCGGAGAGGTTCGAACCCATGAGCAGTGCTGTATCCCGCAATTACCGGTGGGCAACAGCAGCTTACAACTACGTCCACAGTCTGGACTGCGAAGATGTCTTCTTCACCACAGTGCGCGAGTGCAAGGAACTGGTGGCGCTGCCCAAGTCCGCCATGAACGTCTACGTCGCCTCGCCCTCGACATATGGCAAGTTTCTAACGGTCATCCCGGACGAGCCTCTGAACACCCACGGCCTGCACGAGGGTGTGGTGGTCCTGGACCCGTACCCACAGGCCAGCTTCGGACACCTCGTCGTCGTCCTGTTCGTCGACGCACACCTACCGCGCGGAGCGTGCCAAGCGCGTGGAGGGGTGCATGTAG atgaTGAATGCATGTACCTGGCTCTACGAAGACGCTGTCGTAACGCGCTGGAGCGGCTATCTCGACGGCGAAACTACGCGAGAAGGTGCGAGATCAACTTTCTGCCGCTGGTGCATCTGGGCAACGACGGTGTCAGCCCACGGCCCCTgcctcaccatcaccaccatcacccacaGCACCAGCGACCGACCGGCGGGGACAGCCCCGAAGGTGTCGTCGTGGACCCTGTCCCGGTCAACCACCTGGAGTGCCGGTCGCTGCTGGCGGGTTTCGCCAGGTGCCCGGATGTCGTCGCCGTCAACGAAACGGGTCCGGTGTGCAATCCGCTGCGCGACAACACGCGACGCTGCGCCACCACCCACGCCTTGGTGCGCAGCAGCTGCCGCATGCTGGAGGTCTGCGACCAGGCCGTCCTGCTGTCCGGGGGCTGGAACCGGCACATCAGTGGTCTGCACAGCCTGCAGAACGTGGAGCGGATGTACACCATGCTGCGCGCGCACGGCTTCCTGCGCCGCAACATCAAGATCTTCTTCGCCAACGGCGCTGACCCATTGCAGG tAGGATCTGAGCCACCGCAAAAGGTGTATCCCGCCAGTATGAAGATGGCGATGAGAAACCATCTGCGGAGGCTGTGCCTTCAGCCGCACTGCGTGGACTCGCTGTTCCTGTTTCTCAACTCGCCGGCACGCAGCGACGGCAGCAGTCTTCTGTGGGACGCCAATGACAACGGGCTG GCGGAGGAAGACGAGCGCTACACCGTTCGAGAGCTGATGGACGATCTGGGGGACTGCGGAGCGCGGCAGGTGGTGTTGCTTGTGGACCAGAGTTTCTCAGGGGAGCTGGTCCAGGAGCTGCGTCAGTCGCCTGCTCACAGCAACGTGCTGGTCTTCGCCAACGGCAAGAGTAACGAATACTCCTATGACAACGAATACAGCCGCTACTGGGCCGCTGCTAACCACTCACACACCTGCTCCGTGGACGTTCATTCT GCCAGTCGCCAGGCGATGCATCACTCCAGCCCCAGGATGGGTGAGGGTGAGGAGGGCAAGATCAAGACCACCATTTTCGGggccccgtgtgacgtcagacCACCCTTCACCCCGAAAGAACTGCGCCACAGCTACCTAGGGTGCCAGAACCTTCCGACTGCCGTCTGGCTGCGGGAAGTTCTCCGCATCTCCGAAACCAGCCTGGATGACGATGAAGTTGACGACGACCACGATGATTACAATGATAACGCCGACAGCTAA